The genome window TCGATGCAATATGCAACAACGGAATTGGCAAATGGATCATATCTTGTACGACACTATAAGAAAATGGAAGGTGAATATCTTGTGATTTGGATATCACAAGATGAGCAGATTCATTGCTCATGTAAGGAGTTTGAACATTCCGGGATATTGTGCCGGCATTGTCTTCGAGTACTTACAGTGAAAAACTATTTTGAAATCCCGGAGAAATATATTCTGTTCCGGTGGAGATTGGAGAGTTCATTGGTTGCTCTGGAAGATCGAAATGGCCAATGTAACAGTGATGAGTATGCTCAAGTCTTTCATTCTCTAGCTGCAACTCTTTTGACTGAATCACTGTTTACAAAGGAACGATTCAATCATGTTCATCGGGAACTTTCAAGACTCCTCGAGCATGTCCAGAACATGCCAGTATCTAACGAGTTTGCTTCGAATATGGCAGCTAACAACATCAGTGAGTCATAGGTTTGGTGGTACGAAATCACAGCTAATAGATTGACTTGGAGCTTGCTTGCTTGTCGGAACATTTCGGAGCTATACATGTGATTTATAATACATTCAGCTGTAAAGGTTGGTATTCGAAAGATATCGGGGTTTGTGGAGGATGAGATACACAAGTGGTGAATGCTTTTGATAGATACTAGACATCAAAACACTGTGAGAACAACATGGAGATGGGAATATACTgactttttcattctcttttcaCAGATTATTTTTCAGGTTTCAAGGTTGGTATCATATATTAAGTTTAAtagttttcccttttttcttttacctgGTAAGACATCATCGAAAACTTTATCAACATCACATGTAAATATGCCAActttatataattcaattttgggGGGCATAGAGAGGAATTTGGATATGGGATATGTCTTGTATTGGAAGGTTTTCGGAGGATGAtgtgtataattatttatgaaaagtatAACAATGTAGTTTATCGTTCGGTAAGGGATTTCTTGCCCCTATTATAATTCATTGTCGGCCTTCATCTATGTATTTTCCTTTTCCTAATGAAAATGACAGCATGCATTTTATTCCTTAACTTGAAAATTTcgataaattaatctttatatattagatcaaagaacaaattaatttttctataaaattttttattcatttctaatGTTGAAAACTAGTGTGGTTAACAGTGACATGCCACGCATACCTCATTCTATtgtacaaagattaaattactcatttttattttttattttgaatagaaGAGACAATACAATTGGACTCTTACTGGtacttttaccaaaatataccctTTTATATatgcaaaaaataatattagagaAATAATTATTTGCGTTTGGCACACATCGGACAACTTTCTGGACATGAGTATGTAAATGTACTTCAAAGATTCTTCACATACatgaaaatcttcaaaataaaatatatatatatatatatttatgtcataAAAACCCAAGACTGAGTCTAACAAGAGTAACATAGTCAGCTACAACACtaaacaacaaacaaaaatgttaaaagacaGCAGGAATTGAAGCAGAAGCAGAAGCATCAATGGCCTTTGAGTTTACCCTCTTCAGCCATCTTTCTACGTATCTCATGAGCTGCATTGAAAATGCCAAGCGTGGGTTGGTTGCATACGAAGCACTTCTTATTCTTCGCATGATGCTGAAACAGACAACCAAAATGCAATTGCTTCCTTTGCTTTCGAAAGAAATCAATACAATGCACAcaaaatcaaatccaaaatcGAATCTTTCAATTTGATCAAAAGTTAACATTTAGAAAATACTCTAATTGTTAAATAGATAtaactaataatataaatgtgttgtaccaaaataataataaatgtataATTGAGTAAAGGTTCGAATCTCATAAACTACAAATAACaatgttttgaatttataaattgaactatattaaaatttatctatcttttactaattaattaatacttattaattatatgtattagttacatatgtttttatataaattttgcatgcatattaatatttatatgcttgtgCCTTGGTTTACTCGGGTGAGCGCTTTTTTTGCCCTGCGCCTAGCGCCCTTGACAACTTTGATCTCCCTAGGGTTAATATACTATATCAGATTGGACAGCCTATCATTCCCTACTCAACCGGTATGTCCGGAAGGTGGTCTTTTGATCACTGAGTAAAATGTAAACCATATTGAATCATATGACAAGAAATACTAGATATAGACATGGCACAAATAAGACatttaaggaaaaagaaaattaatctaCACGAAAAGGCATAAGAGGGTACCTTTAAAGCACAGTGCTCGCAGAAGTAGTGCTTGCATTTAGTAACAACAGGATCAACAAATGGCTGCCGGCAAATAAAACAGGCAAAGGGCAAtgtatcatcatcatcatcatcactctGAACTACCCCTGCCTCATCATCGTCATCCCCCTCACCCAAAGCAAGATTTCTTTTCCTTGCTTTCTCTGCTTCTTCCCACTCTTTCTCTAACTGCCACCCAGACTTGTAATCTCCACGGTCATGCATAAACTTACATGAATCTCCATAACCACAGTAACCGGTTTCTTTGTAGTCTTTACAGATGTCGGGTTGATAATCAAATCTTGCTGAAACCCTGATGTGGGCAGAAGCTCTAAGAGGTCCATGAGAGCCACCTGCTTTCTCACTGGCAACGGTTTGTTCTCTTCGAAATCCAGCTTTATGATCCACATAGCCATGCATTCCAGTGTACAATTTTTCTCCCCCAGAGCTTGTGCTTTTCCCCTTCAAAGCCTCCTCTGCTCGCTTAAGAACTTTCTCACGTATAGCTCGAGCATCTTTCGTAAACTCAGTCTCAGTTTCTAAGATTGCTGTAGCTCCGCTATCATTTTGGACTTGAATTTCCTTGGAAGACTCAAATTGTAAAACCAGCTTGTGAGATTCAGTACTTGATTCAGTGGCAGTAGCACTCTTGGAAGATCCAGTTGAAAAGTACAACTTATTGTCAGGCTTCGAAGCCTTTTTTTGATTGTGCAACAAAGATGTGCCATTTCTGGAGTCTTCATCTTCATCCTCATTTATGGTCCTTTTCCTTATGTTTTTGCCCTTCGTTGGCTTCCTAAAGAAGTTGCAGACTGAAAAACCAAAGAATTAATTAATGGATCTATGATAAGATTTATGGCTACACAAACCATTGAGGGTGGTTCTAGATCTAGTCCAAAATGAACTGTCACAGGGGATCTTTTGAAGCCATTTAGTTCAGAAAATGGTAAGGTAGCCCATAGATGGGGAGCAACTCCATCGATGGGTGTTTTAACTATAAGTAAATATCCATATATAgcttcaagaaaaaaaataaaagaaaggacAAAATTTACCTTGTTCAGATTGTTGAGGTTCTGTTTCAGATTGCCGAAGTTCCTTTCCAGGATCCTGGAGCTCGCTTGAATCTGCCATCTTAATAGACAGAAAAGAACAAAGGCTTATAGATTCCTTGCCTCAACCAAGATTAACTTTAATTTGAGTGGTTTTAAACTAAAATCAGTCAAAATCcttactattattaattaaaactagcGAGACATACATGATCGACAAACTAACTGGTGTCCTAACTAAATATCTACATATATTATATGGAAAGGCTAAATGCTCAATTCAGGACCCAATTGTATACAAATAGGAATTGGATATAAATCGAGGAGTGAGAGGGATCTAAAAAATGGAGTAAAAGAGGAACCCTAAACCCCAACTTGTTTTGCAGAgctttcgattttttttcttatttgttttgaaaatcaTGATACTTGTCCAATTTATACCTACACAGCAGCCTTATACAACATTCGTTTCACATGTATTAATTTCACCCAAAAGTTTTTCATTAGTCCCAACACCAAAAGCTTAAAGCTTTTTATGcgttattattgaaaattaatttcagcaGTTCTTCAAAATGTCGGGTTCTAAATTAGAGCATTTAGcctcatgaaaatgatattaaaattcatacatacatCAAAGATTTTCAAAACATAATACTTCTCGACATTTTATGACCCTAATCATAAATATAACCACAATTACATTAATAATGATTGCAAGTGTCGATTTTATCaataatacaaaacttacaacGATGGTACTAACAATGGAAATTGTGaactttattataaaaataaaataaaatgaaattcgaaAAAACTTTCAGCATAAACATAAAACCTATaaaagctaaataaatctaaatagaAATCAAACATTACCCGATAAATAGTAAACCTAAAACTTGAAATCAAGAATCGAAGAAGCTCAATTTCTACTCACCTAATTTAATGGAAAGGAAAACCAATTGATAGGACGGCAGCGATAGCGGCTTCAGTTGAAAAAAGGGCGTAGCGAAACGGCGagagaaagaggaaaagaatGTCGGCGGCGAAAGAGGACAGTGGCGGCGCTCCCGGCGGCGAGTGGtggaagaaagaaataatttcgagtggACTGGGGCTGGAAATGTCTAAAATTTTAGGGccaatataaatatgaaaaatcccAAATAGAATATGTTTTGGTCGGATATTAAAGGGTTAATATGCTATTTGGTACCTGAGTTTCactttaatgttcaatttggtacctgagtttggcttcaatattattttggtacttgatttttttcaatttgatgcttgagttttttttgtttcaattaagtacttgagtttgactttaattttcaatttggtacctgagCTTCCTTTTGTCTCTAttaagtttttatgttttttgactAGAGCACATGTGCCAAATATTTATTGAGCCATATGATGTCATTTGGTGTGGGtactaaattgaacattaaagcTAAACTTAGAcgccaaattaaaataaaaaatttagataccaaattgaACACTGAATCCAAACTTAGGTACCAAATggtatattaaatcaaattttagaccaatagtttttttttttacttcaagaattcaaatcattaaattatttttagggttaGTATTTGGTATATTGAAAGTGTATATATTTTATCCCATAAACAGCCTTAAAATTTGgcatgtgtttatatatatttatctttgaatattttactatactcatATAAGACACTTGTCATCACACTCACTAAACTCCACTAAGAGTGTGCCaaatattttcacttattttaacCTATTCATTATTAGGATTAAATCCAAGCATTATTATTGAATCCCAAAtagaatcaatttaaaataatattattttaaatatttgaattggttaaattttaatttaaaaagtcaattttttataaaaataaaaatactaaatttattatatgtaaaattacaatgaagttggatatttgaatttattatctatatatactattatttaagtatttaattgagttggtatcaCGAGTTAGCAAGACTGCAACTTAATTagggaaattataaaaatatcctttcatatttgaaataagTATTATTTATAGATACTTTAacgtttattaaaaaaataaaaaatatgcacAAAGAGGGAATTGTCACACTTAGGACGCCCAAACCCTAGCTGTCGATTTTCTGGAAGACTTTTTGAAGAGCTTAGTGCAaggtagaggtgatcatgggccgggccgagcgacggcccgcccaaaatatgggagagttcgggtaaaaatatagacccAAAagatgggtttgggcaaaaaacgaggcccgtttagaaaacgggccgggcctcgagcaccactttttttgcccgggcctatcccggcccggcccgaatatataataaatatatatttttttatttttttatttttaaaatacttttaaaatacttttttattttttatttttaaaataattttttggtgtttattaaaaaaatgagccgggccgggccgggctcgggcttaggaatGTTTTCCCGAGcggggcctggacaaaattttaggcccatatttcgggccgggccgggcccgggcctaggacacGGGTCGAAATTTTTTACTGATCCCGGCCCAaacccggcccgacccatgatcacctctagtgcAAGGGAGGCCGAGCAAGTGGGAATAAATTCTTCCAACTATAGAGTTTTCCTATAAAAATTATGCGAATCAACCTAGGTTAAGTAAGGAGGGAAGTAACCATTTGAAGTGGTGTATGGTAAGAGGATTAACAATAAGGGGAAAATATAGTGATCAAATCTTTGGTTTAAATGAAAGAAGAGATCTTTCTAGTGATTCAATTCCTAAAAGGTTTCAAACCTAACCTTCCGATATCAGAGCGAGACAAAGAAGCCTAAACCCATCCAATGAAGGAAGTGACGTGTGCTACGATCAATATCCAAACAACATGTAATAGtccgtttttagtaaaatcaaaacagtgatttcgagaccacaaatccaaaatccaaaaatttatttttttattattttatggtctacagtatGACAGaaataccatataaaaatttagataagaaattttactatttacagcttaatttgataaaaagaattaaattgcataaagtgcaaaagttgtattttaatagctaaatgtatgaaatagctatagaattttaaagtggaggtccttatacaGTAACTAGCCATTAAGGTTGTTAGTGGATAAGTATggtttgttattattgaaattttgattagtttttaaggttaaattagtaagtaggtaataaatgataaattaaataaaacaaactattATCATCCATTATTATcatcttccaccaaaaatttaaaagaaaacctagccatggaagcttgaaatttcagcaagcttattttgctcaattaagtatgaatttttgtctcattttttataatttctatgttttcgggattgttgtagcttaatctagctagtctAGGGATTAATGTAACAACCCGAATTTTtggctagtcggaatagtggtttcgggaccacaaattcgacgaaattttttttatattttcattatatttttatggtctacgatttcacaaaatgatttcatgaaaatttcgttcgaaaattttgacgtttgggcactcaatttagtcaaaaggactaaattgtaaaaagtgaaaaagttgagttctacatgttagaagtgtccaattgttatgaaattttaaattggaggtccttaaatgttaattagaccattggttaacttgttggataAAAATGGATAAGAGatgagtgaaataggaaatttttaagttgggggcattttggtcatttagtaattaaaagaattaaaaaggccaaaatagccaaaaatttgtccatcttctccatggtgaacgagaTCAgtaagggggaagccatatttagggttttcaagcttccaagctccatagtaagtgatttcaagccccgtttttaatgttctttacgtttttagagtctcggtaacttgatttagcttattctagcaataatttaacctagggttcatatttggaaaaatatccataggtgaaatgtgtttattttgatgttttatggtagaatataaagcttgaaattatgttaaataacttttgctagctgattttaagtgaaaacgagtaaattgacataatcggtaaaaatacctaatgttcataagtgttagagtgagagtttgatgtttccatagaagggaaaaatgttcagcatgtcataaaacataagaaaaaggaataaagtttaatttccgagcctaggggtaaaatcataattttgtgaaactctaggggcaaaaatataattttccaaaatatgatttttggactggattgaataatgtgagtgttaaataagttaaatgtgttattataagtcaagtaagacaaggaattgactttgattagtgaaaaaggaaaaaatgagaaaaagtgagaaatttctcgattgaacattcggaataaaaaaggatacgaatgaagtgacataaatgatcacatgtgtggcatggactgtgtgtaggccactgtgtgaaagtgaaagtgatgttcacgtgtgtagtactatgtgcagggtattacgtgtaccagaatgataggtcgcatgtgtagtactatgtgctgGCTACTAAGCGTActggatagcttcgatcacgtgtgtagtactatgtgcagggtgatggtcacatgtgtagtactatgtgcaggctactatgtgaaccaatatcattaattataaggtggttgctatgtgctgatcccaccggatatcattgattacaaagggtggttgctgtatgctgaatccaccgtgtatctgttattattcctacgtgttcatcgggaaattgactaagtaaaaatacatgagatcatgtaacgattaagtgtgattgaatgatgaatatatgtgtggaattaaattgaataatgattgaaagtgaaaaagtgaaattatgaaaaagcaaaattagcaacaaaacagttttggacagtaacaatagtgtgactttgaaaaatcaccaaaaatggtggaaattgaattagagagtgaataagatatgaaatgaaatattaatgagtctatttttacataaaagaaacagggaaatcaaaagagttatatattttgagatatttgaattttagtgaagcaggtcggattgattttggaatccctgttttgattttggaaaataattaaaattgtaaaaaatatttatgagttataTTTTAGATGcctagaatccttaatgagtctattttcaaagtaaataaatggaaatatcatctgaattctgtacaatgagataattcattttagtgaagagaggtcgagatgttgagtagtgaaataagggtgaatttaaagaataaaatgtactaattggataagcaaaaattcttaaaattttatggtaataagatatgtgagtctaattttggggaaaattaatggaacttaatttggtgctctgtagctccagataaaaataatttagtgactataactcgactagacaactttaaatttaaatataagttaatagtgaaattatgtataatgctatttaagcatgttatatacataaaggatgtgggatggagaggaggaggaggacaataaagtatatgaatgaattgtgtataattggttaaatgtctgattataatcgataaatgttgaaataggaatgatgcttatattggtgcattactaaaataaagtttcatagcatatgcgtgtggcatatttggcatgaaatgatgtcatgagtggctcatgaattaactcatgttggtaagttgatgcataattatagtattcaaatatatacatatttgtaatattttgctatgtgattcggaaaaggggaataaatagcataTTAAAAATTTGGCCATGGTGTTAGTTTATGTTAAAGAAGTGTTTTATgacatatcttaagtaatggaatgttatgaattttgatattaatttgctatttaaataaatgacaaatgaattgattgcgtattcgtaattttaacatatgcttggtatatgaaacgtaataatatatgcttgaataaactttaagtattcgaatgacatggatttgatggtgataagattcgaacattgaattcatgaagcacaagtgatgtattattgttttgtgatagcttggttcgagaaattggttaggtaaatggtaagtgaaagcatttatggatatagaagaaaatttggagtgaatatgaaatttagctcaattaaacattgtatataccagaatgtgttagtgaattacatattcgtaaattgacattcaaagttcagttaatgatatatgaaaataacatgaaaatatttatgattgtgattaatattgattctgacttaaagtggattcttcaatattggattgatttaacggatatattgagaatatgaatgggtatgtattgggcctcgtaaaccctaattagcgactcgaagataataatttgaaagtttttaatctggatgaaattttataacttggtttaatatgtttataagtgtatttattctggtaatacctcgtaccctattccagcatagaatacaggtaaggggtgttacaatatgacatcaccagattcggccctaatgtttaggccgggtttggggtgttataattaatttgtaaaattgttaaagtattaggtttttcattgatgaacatgcttgaattttgaagtttgatgatagaaaatgaatagttgttgttagataaatagCTTTTGTAAAtagatttttggtaaaattatcaattagaggctaaattgaaaaatgtgataaatttatggtaaaattttttaattttgtgaaatatatgggctgctattaatatgtatagAAATTGACTAGGCTTgggtaaggattaaattgcatgaatttcattttttgagcctagggactaaattgcaaaggaattaaaagtatagggcaaaatgataattttgccaaaatttcatgttggattaaattgaatgagaattatattaaaacgagttaaatttattCGTATAGATCCTGTCAGACTTCTTATAGAGTTAGATCGaggtaaagagaaaatatcggATTAGTCGCCTTCGTATCCATGTacactcgtcgaggtaagttcgagtaattaaattgtatatttatatgttttaaattggattatttgtttgtgaattgtataatttccatgaatgaatactaattgtatatttgaaaattattgagctctatttgaaccttaggaatccgtaggatacaaatgacatgtcattagggttatcgATTTCAGCTCTTATAAGCTTACCATTACTCAACTCGTTTGAGCTTATCGTTATTCAGCTCAAAGATGCTTACCTTTTACcactcgtatgagcatacatgtacatgaattgatggattacaattcagtacacctcgtgtgtactacccgcgtatctaacgatattctaaatggttcaaggGCACAATTCTGTTACGATtttatatgagttcgatacgaactagtataggtatttacatgaattacatggaaatgatttatatatgatatatggatACATGGTATAGATGTTATATGTAtatggaattttttttgaatagtggttgaattcatacatgtttcttgatattacatgaattacatgactaacatggttgttgaggatatgtgtttaggcttttggccaaattgagttggatatgttttgtatgcttaccttaaatgtgattaaatggtaagttaatttctttgttatacgaacttactaagcttaaatgcttactctgtgttattttccgtgttttatagtgattcagaAACTCGTTCAGGTTGGAAGCTTTTCAGAGccatatcacactatccattggctcttttggtacttttggttaattaattccggttataatggcatgtataggttaatttggccaatgttggcatataagtgttttgttgagattagtCACTTATTCAacttgtgtttggtatattttgatgtatatatatatgtggccttatcatatttaatgtgtgtttgatatggttgaatgatggaaattaaaacgtggtttgaatatgcatataagatatgttatatatattggTGTGATTTAGTGCTTTGTTATGGAAAACTTATAGGTATATTGATGATTGGTTTagaatggtatatttggtaccaaatggGTGAGCTTAATAAATAACCTACATGATAGGTTTTGGTACAATTATGCATACATGTATTTGATCACTTAGGTAAATTTGGATACATGGTTGACATATTTGCATATTGTTATTTGAAGTGCctaaaggcatattggttgtatgtgatgattttacatgtttaaggcttaattttggtttgttttggaTGTCTAATTATGACTTGTATATATGCAAAATGTTGAGTGTAGGTGGACGCCAAATtaggtgagaaatgtggcttgtaaaatttcctatttccatccacacgggcagagacacgggcgtgtgtctcagccgtgtgtcccctatatctTTTTAAGAGCGCAAGTCAGTATGCTTACATTGCCTAacacacgggcgtatggcttggccgtgtgacctaagtcagtgagttacacgggcatggacactggctgggacacgaccgt of Gossypium raimondii isolate GPD5lz chromosome 3, ASM2569854v1, whole genome shotgun sequence contains these proteins:
- the LOC105794043 gene encoding zinc finger CCCH domain-containing protein 1 isoform X2 — protein: MADSSELQDPGKELRQSETEPQQSEQVCNFFRKPTKGKNIRKRTINEDEDEDSRNGTSLLHNQKKASKPDNKLYFSTGSSKSATATESSTESHKLVLQFESSKEIQVQNDSGATAILETETEFTKDARAIREKVLKRAEEALKGKSTSSGGEKLYTGMHGYVDHKAGFRREQTVASEKAGGSHGPLRASAHIRVSARFDYQPDICKDYKETGYCGYGDSCKFMHDRGDYKSGWQLEKEWEEAEKARKRNLALGEGDDDDEAGVVQSDDDDDDTLPFACFICRQPFVDPVVTKCKHYFCEHCALKHHAKNKKCFVCNQPTLGIFNAAHEIRRKMAEEGKLKGH
- the LOC105794043 gene encoding zinc finger CCCH domain-containing protein 1 isoform X3 codes for the protein MADSSELQDPGKELRQSETEPQQSEQVCNFFRKPTKGKNIRKRTINEDEDEDSRNGTSLLHNQKKASKPDNKLYFSTGSSKSATATESSTESHKLVLQFESSKEIQVQNDSGATAILETETEFTKDARAIREKVLKRAEEALKGKSTSSGGEKLYTGMHGYVDHKAGFRREQTVASEKAGGSHGPLRASAHIRVSARFDYQPDICKDYKETGYCGYGDSCKFMHDRGDYKSGWQLEKEWEEAEKARKRNLALGEGDDDDEAGVVQSDDDDDDTLPFACFICRQPFVDPVVTKCKHYFCEHCALKEAIAFWLSVSASCEE
- the LOC105794043 gene encoding zinc finger CCCH domain-containing protein 1 isoform X1, with amino-acid sequence MADSSELQDPGKELRQSETEPQQSEQVCNFFRKPTKGKNIRKRTINEDEDEDSRNGTSLLHNQKKASKPDNKLYFSTGSSKSATATESSTESHKLVLQFESSKEIQVQNDSGATAILETETEFTKDARAIREKVLKRAEEALKGKSTSSGGEKLYTGMHGYVDHKAGFRREQTVASEKAGGSHGPLRASAHIRVSARFDYQPDICKDYKETGYCGYGDSCKFMHDRGDYKSGWQLEKEWEEAEKARKRNLALGEGDDDDEAGVVQSDDDDDDTLPFACFICRQPFVDPVVTKCKHYFCEHCALKQRKQLHFGCLFQHHAKNKKCFVCNQPTLGIFNAAHEIRRKMAEEGKLKGH